In Salvelinus fontinalis isolate EN_2023a chromosome 25, ASM2944872v1, whole genome shotgun sequence, one genomic interval encodes:
- the LOC129823212 gene encoding neutral cholesterol ester hydrolase 1-like isoform X2, producing MRLRWSGGVLLSVAAAYYVYTPLPSTVSEPWKLILLDALFRSFIHAGDVAQALGVCHSVHMLNSVVSRLEVIEPWSSPTVRVTDSALGGVPARVFQPVGGGATLRRGVLYFHGGGWALGSGRMRSYDLLCRRMAEELDTVVVSVDYRLAPDAVFPDQYHDALAASRAFLSPEVLQRYGVNPARVGVSGDSSGGNLAAAVAQRISADDSMSVKFSIQALIYPVLQALDLNTPSYQQNHNVPILHRHLMARFWLIYLGADPSLLPHLLSSPSSLLHPSIPPSIRSHLNWTSLLAAKHQKHYRPVGMETGSREVTWIVPGLVDVRAAPLLAEQGILGRTPRAYVMTCEFDVLRDDGLMYARRLQDAGVTVTSVHYDDGFHGCMVFSFWPFLSSVGQRSLDNYIQWLDHNL from the exons ATGAGGCTCCGCTGGTCCGGGGGCGTGCTGCTGTCGGTGGCGGCTGCCTACTACGTCTATACTCCGTTACCGAGTACGGTGAGCGAGCCCTGGAAGCTCATTCTGCTGGACGCGCTGTTTCGGAGCTTCATACATGCG ggtgATGTGGCGCAAGCTCTAGGGGTGTGTCACAGTGTCCATATGTTGAACTCTGTGGTGTCTCGGTTGGAGGTGATTGAGCCATGGTCTAGTCCTACTGTACGTGTCACTGACTCCGCCTTGGGGGGCGTGCCCGCACGAGTGTTCCAGCCAGTTGGAGGAGGAGCCACGCTCAGGAGGGGAGTGCTTTACTTCCATGGTGGGGGATGGGCCCTTGGCAGCGgac GAATGAGATCTTATGACCTGCTGTGTAGGAGGATGGCTGAAGAGCTGGATACAGTCGTTGTGTCGGTTGA TTACCGCTTGGCCCCTGATGCAGTGTTTCCAGACCAGTACCATGATGCTCTAGCAGCGTCCAGGGCCTTCCTGTCCCCAGAGGTCTTGCAGCGCTATGGGGTGAACCCAGCCAGGGTGGGGGTGTCTGGAGACAGCTCTGGGGGGAACCTCGCTGCAGCCGTGGCCCAGCGG ATTTCTGCAGATGACAGTATGAGTGTGAAGTTCAGTATCCAGGCGTTGATCTACCCAGTCCTCCAGGCTCTAGACCTGAACACCCCGTCCTACCAACAGAACCACAACGTACCCATCCTGCACCGACACCTCATGGCcag gTTCTGGCTGATTTACCTGGGGgctgatccctctctcctccctcatctcctctcctccccctcctccctccttcatccctccatccccccttccaTCCGTTCTCATCTCAACTGGACCTCCCTGCTCGCGGCCAAACACCAAAAGCATTACCGGCCCGTTGGCATGGAGACTGGGTCGCGGGAGGTCACGTGGATAGTGCCGGGGTTGGTGGATGTTCGAGCGGCACCGTTGCTTGCAGAACAGGGGATTCTGGGTAGAACGCCGCGAGCGTACGTGATGACGTGTGAGTTCGACGTTCTGAGGGACGATGGGTTGATGTACGCCAGGAGACTACAGGACGCGGGCGTCACGGTTACCAGTGTTCACTATGACGACGGTTTCCACGGCTGCATGGTCTTCTCCTTTTGGCCGTTTTTGTCCTCCGTTGGCCAGAGGAGTCTGGACAACTACATCCAGTGGCTAGACCACAACCTCTAG
- the LOC129823212 gene encoding neutral cholesterol ester hydrolase 1-like isoform X3, which translates to MLRGDVAQALGVCHSVHMLNSVVSRLEVIEPWSSPTVRVTDSALGGVPARVFQPVGGGATLRRGVLYFHGGGWALGSGRMRSYDLLCRRMAEELDTVVVSVDYRLAPDAVFPDQYHDALAASRAFLSPEVLQRYGVNPARVGVSGDSSGGNLAAAVAQRVHTCKRTHMQTHTLTHKQSHTITFFFWTQISADDSMSVKFSIQALIYPVLQALDLNTPSYQQNHNVPILHRHLMARFWLIYLGADPSLLPHLLSSPSSLLHPSIPPSIRSHLNWTSLLAAKHQKHYRPVGMETGSREVTWIVPGLVDVRAAPLLAEQGILGRTPRAYVMTCEFDVLRDDGLMYARRLQDAGVTVTSVHYDDGFHGCMVFSFWPFLSSVGQRSLDNYIQWLDHNL; encoded by the exons ATGCTACGG ggtgATGTGGCGCAAGCTCTAGGGGTGTGTCACAGTGTCCATATGTTGAACTCTGTGGTGTCTCGGTTGGAGGTGATTGAGCCATGGTCTAGTCCTACTGTACGTGTCACTGACTCCGCCTTGGGGGGCGTGCCCGCACGAGTGTTCCAGCCAGTTGGAGGAGGAGCCACGCTCAGGAGGGGAGTGCTTTACTTCCATGGTGGGGGATGGGCCCTTGGCAGCGgac GAATGAGATCTTATGACCTGCTGTGTAGGAGGATGGCTGAAGAGCTGGATACAGTCGTTGTGTCGGTTGA TTACCGCTTGGCCCCTGATGCAGTGTTTCCAGACCAGTACCATGATGCTCTAGCAGCGTCCAGGGCCTTCCTGTCCCCAGAGGTCTTGCAGCGCTATGGGGTGAACCCAGCCAGGGTGGGGGTGTCTGGAGACAGCTCTGGGGGGAACCTCGCTGCAGCCGTGGCCCAGCGGGTACACACATGTAAACgtacacacatgcagacacacacactcacacacaaacagtcacacaCTATCACATTCTTTTTCTGGACACAGATTTCTGCAGATGACAGTATGAGTGTGAAGTTCAGTATCCAGGCGTTGATCTACCCAGTCCTCCAGGCTCTAGACCTGAACACCCCGTCCTACCAACAGAACCACAACGTACCCATCCTGCACCGACACCTCATGGCcag gTTCTGGCTGATTTACCTGGGGgctgatccctctctcctccctcatctcctctcctccccctcctccctccttcatccctccatccccccttccaTCCGTTCTCATCTCAACTGGACCTCCCTGCTCGCGGCCAAACACCAAAAGCATTACCGGCCCGTTGGCATGGAGACTGGGTCGCGGGAGGTCACGTGGATAGTGCCGGGGTTGGTGGATGTTCGAGCGGCACCGTTGCTTGCAGAACAGGGGATTCTGGGTAGAACGCCGCGAGCGTACGTGATGACGTGTGAGTTCGACGTTCTGAGGGACGATGGGTTGATGTACGCCAGGAGACTACAGGACGCGGGCGTCACGGTTACCAGTGTTCACTATGACGACGGTTTCCACGGCTGCATGGTCTTCTCCTTTTGGCCGTTTTTGTCCTCCGTTGGCCAGAGGAGTCTGGACAACTACATCCAGTGGCTAGACCACAACCTCTAG
- the LOC129823212 gene encoding neutral cholesterol ester hydrolase 1-like isoform X4, with protein sequence MLNSVVSRLEVIEPWSSPTVRVTDSALGGVPARVFQPVGGGATLRRGVLYFHGGGWALGSGRMRSYDLLCRRMAEELDTVVVSVDYRLAPDAVFPDQYHDALAASRAFLSPEVLQRYGVNPARVGVSGDSSGGNLAAAVAQRVHTCKRTHMQTHTLTHKQSHTITFFFWTQISADDSMSVKFSIQALIYPVLQALDLNTPSYQQNHNVPILHRHLMARFWLIYLGADPSLLPHLLSSPSSLLHPSIPPSIRSHLNWTSLLAAKHQKHYRPVGMETGSREVTWIVPGLVDVRAAPLLAEQGILGRTPRAYVMTCEFDVLRDDGLMYARRLQDAGVTVTSVHYDDGFHGCMVFSFWPFLSSVGQRSLDNYIQWLDHNL encoded by the exons ATGTTGAACTCTGTGGTGTCTCGGTTGGAGGTGATTGAGCCATGGTCTAGTCCTACTGTACGTGTCACTGACTCCGCCTTGGGGGGCGTGCCCGCACGAGTGTTCCAGCCAGTTGGAGGAGGAGCCACGCTCAGGAGGGGAGTGCTTTACTTCCATGGTGGGGGATGGGCCCTTGGCAGCGgac GAATGAGATCTTATGACCTGCTGTGTAGGAGGATGGCTGAAGAGCTGGATACAGTCGTTGTGTCGGTTGA TTACCGCTTGGCCCCTGATGCAGTGTTTCCAGACCAGTACCATGATGCTCTAGCAGCGTCCAGGGCCTTCCTGTCCCCAGAGGTCTTGCAGCGCTATGGGGTGAACCCAGCCAGGGTGGGGGTGTCTGGAGACAGCTCTGGGGGGAACCTCGCTGCAGCCGTGGCCCAGCGGGTACACACATGTAAACgtacacacatgcagacacacacactcacacacaaacagtcacacaCTATCACATTCTTTTTCTGGACACAGATTTCTGCAGATGACAGTATGAGTGTGAAGTTCAGTATCCAGGCGTTGATCTACCCAGTCCTCCAGGCTCTAGACCTGAACACCCCGTCCTACCAACAGAACCACAACGTACCCATCCTGCACCGACACCTCATGGCcag gTTCTGGCTGATTTACCTGGGGgctgatccctctctcctccctcatctcctctcctccccctcctccctccttcatccctccatccccccttccaTCCGTTCTCATCTCAACTGGACCTCCCTGCTCGCGGCCAAACACCAAAAGCATTACCGGCCCGTTGGCATGGAGACTGGGTCGCGGGAGGTCACGTGGATAGTGCCGGGGTTGGTGGATGTTCGAGCGGCACCGTTGCTTGCAGAACAGGGGATTCTGGGTAGAACGCCGCGAGCGTACGTGATGACGTGTGAGTTCGACGTTCTGAGGGACGATGGGTTGATGTACGCCAGGAGACTACAGGACGCGGGCGTCACGGTTACCAGTGTTCACTATGACGACGGTTTCCACGGCTGCATGGTCTTCTCCTTTTGGCCGTTTTTGTCCTCCGTTGGCCAGAGGAGTCTGGACAACTACATCCAGTGGCTAGACCACAACCTCTAG
- the LOC129823212 gene encoding neutral cholesterol ester hydrolase 1-like isoform X1 → MRLRWSGGVLLSVAAAYYVYTPLPSTVSEPWKLILLDALFRSFIHAGDVAQALGVCHSVHMLNSVVSRLEVIEPWSSPTVRVTDSALGGVPARVFQPVGGGATLRRGVLYFHGGGWALGSGRMRSYDLLCRRMAEELDTVVVSVDYRLAPDAVFPDQYHDALAASRAFLSPEVLQRYGVNPARVGVSGDSSGGNLAAAVAQRVHTCKRTHMQTHTLTHKQSHTITFFFWTQISADDSMSVKFSIQALIYPVLQALDLNTPSYQQNHNVPILHRHLMARFWLIYLGADPSLLPHLLSSPSSLLHPSIPPSIRSHLNWTSLLAAKHQKHYRPVGMETGSREVTWIVPGLVDVRAAPLLAEQGILGRTPRAYVMTCEFDVLRDDGLMYARRLQDAGVTVTSVHYDDGFHGCMVFSFWPFLSSVGQRSLDNYIQWLDHNL, encoded by the exons ATGAGGCTCCGCTGGTCCGGGGGCGTGCTGCTGTCGGTGGCGGCTGCCTACTACGTCTATACTCCGTTACCGAGTACGGTGAGCGAGCCCTGGAAGCTCATTCTGCTGGACGCGCTGTTTCGGAGCTTCATACATGCG ggtgATGTGGCGCAAGCTCTAGGGGTGTGTCACAGTGTCCATATGTTGAACTCTGTGGTGTCTCGGTTGGAGGTGATTGAGCCATGGTCTAGTCCTACTGTACGTGTCACTGACTCCGCCTTGGGGGGCGTGCCCGCACGAGTGTTCCAGCCAGTTGGAGGAGGAGCCACGCTCAGGAGGGGAGTGCTTTACTTCCATGGTGGGGGATGGGCCCTTGGCAGCGgac GAATGAGATCTTATGACCTGCTGTGTAGGAGGATGGCTGAAGAGCTGGATACAGTCGTTGTGTCGGTTGA TTACCGCTTGGCCCCTGATGCAGTGTTTCCAGACCAGTACCATGATGCTCTAGCAGCGTCCAGGGCCTTCCTGTCCCCAGAGGTCTTGCAGCGCTATGGGGTGAACCCAGCCAGGGTGGGGGTGTCTGGAGACAGCTCTGGGGGGAACCTCGCTGCAGCCGTGGCCCAGCGGGTACACACATGTAAACgtacacacatgcagacacacacactcacacacaaacagtcacacaCTATCACATTCTTTTTCTGGACACAGATTTCTGCAGATGACAGTATGAGTGTGAAGTTCAGTATCCAGGCGTTGATCTACCCAGTCCTCCAGGCTCTAGACCTGAACACCCCGTCCTACCAACAGAACCACAACGTACCCATCCTGCACCGACACCTCATGGCcag gTTCTGGCTGATTTACCTGGGGgctgatccctctctcctccctcatctcctctcctccccctcctccctccttcatccctccatccccccttccaTCCGTTCTCATCTCAACTGGACCTCCCTGCTCGCGGCCAAACACCAAAAGCATTACCGGCCCGTTGGCATGGAGACTGGGTCGCGGGAGGTCACGTGGATAGTGCCGGGGTTGGTGGATGTTCGAGCGGCACCGTTGCTTGCAGAACAGGGGATTCTGGGTAGAACGCCGCGAGCGTACGTGATGACGTGTGAGTTCGACGTTCTGAGGGACGATGGGTTGATGTACGCCAGGAGACTACAGGACGCGGGCGTCACGGTTACCAGTGTTCACTATGACGACGGTTTCCACGGCTGCATGGTCTTCTCCTTTTGGCCGTTTTTGTCCTCCGTTGGCCAGAGGAGTCTGGACAACTACATCCAGTGGCTAGACCACAACCTCTAG
- the LOC129823212 gene encoding neutral cholesterol ester hydrolase 1-like isoform X5, whose translation MRTSNQAFLKVVFDENENVSVCDVASLGLLGLETLCLHATVMRLRWSGGVLLSVAAAYYVYTPLPSTVSEPWKLILLDALFRSFIHAGDVAQALGVCHSVHMLNSVVSRLEVIEPWSSPTVRVTDSALGGVPARVFQPVGGGATLRRGVLYFHGGGWALGSGRMRSYDLLCRRMAEELDTVVVSVDYRLAPDAVFPDQYHDALAASRAFLSPEVLQRYGVNPARVGVSGDSSGGNLAAAVAQRISADDSMSVKFSIQALIYPVLQALDLNTPSYQQNHNVPILHRHLMARFWLIYLGADPSLLPHLLSSPSSLLHPSIPPSIRSHLNWTSLLAAKHQKHYRPVGMETGSREVTWIVPGLVDVRAAPLLAEQGILGRTPRAYVMTCEFDVLRDDGLMYARRLQDAGVTVTSVHYDDGFHGCMVFSFWPFLSSVGQRSLDNYIQWLDHNL comes from the exons ATGCGAACGTCAAATCAGGCATTCCttaaagttgtttttgacgaaAATGAGAACGTGTCAGTTTGCGATGTTGCGTCTCTGGGTTtactgggtttagaaactctgtgcctTCATGCTACGG TTATGAGGCTCCGCTGGTCCGGGGGCGTGCTGCTGTCGGTGGCGGCTGCCTACTACGTCTATACTCCGTTACCGAGTACGGTGAGCGAGCCCTGGAAGCTCATTCTGCTGGACGCGCTGTTTCGGAGCTTCATACATGCG ggtgATGTGGCGCAAGCTCTAGGGGTGTGTCACAGTGTCCATATGTTGAACTCTGTGGTGTCTCGGTTGGAGGTGATTGAGCCATGGTCTAGTCCTACTGTACGTGTCACTGACTCCGCCTTGGGGGGCGTGCCCGCACGAGTGTTCCAGCCAGTTGGAGGAGGAGCCACGCTCAGGAGGGGAGTGCTTTACTTCCATGGTGGGGGATGGGCCCTTGGCAGCGgac GAATGAGATCTTATGACCTGCTGTGTAGGAGGATGGCTGAAGAGCTGGATACAGTCGTTGTGTCGGTTGA TTACCGCTTGGCCCCTGATGCAGTGTTTCCAGACCAGTACCATGATGCTCTAGCAGCGTCCAGGGCCTTCCTGTCCCCAGAGGTCTTGCAGCGCTATGGGGTGAACCCAGCCAGGGTGGGGGTGTCTGGAGACAGCTCTGGGGGGAACCTCGCTGCAGCCGTGGCCCAGCGG ATTTCTGCAGATGACAGTATGAGTGTGAAGTTCAGTATCCAGGCGTTGATCTACCCAGTCCTCCAGGCTCTAGACCTGAACACCCCGTCCTACCAACAGAACCACAACGTACCCATCCTGCACCGACACCTCATGGCcag gTTCTGGCTGATTTACCTGGGGgctgatccctctctcctccctcatctcctctcctccccctcctccctccttcatccctccatccccccttccaTCCGTTCTCATCTCAACTGGACCTCCCTGCTCGCGGCCAAACACCAAAAGCATTACCGGCCCGTTGGCATGGAGACTGGGTCGCGGGAGGTCACGTGGATAGTGCCGGGGTTGGTGGATGTTCGAGCGGCACCGTTGCTTGCAGAACAGGGGATTCTGGGTAGAACGCCGCGAGCGTACGTGATGACGTGTGAGTTCGACGTTCTGAGGGACGATGGGTTGATGTACGCCAGGAGACTACAGGACGCGGGCGTCACGGTTACCAGTGTTCACTATGACGACGGTTTCCACGGCTGCATGGTCTTCTCCTTTTGGCCGTTTTTGTCCTCCGTTGGCCAGAGGAGTCTGGACAACTACATCCAGTGGCTAGACCACAACCTCTAG